The following are encoded in a window of Chitinophagaceae bacterium genomic DNA:
- a CDS encoding acyl carrier protein encodes MDKLMLDLKAQIVAQLNLQDVKPADIGNDQPLFVEGLGLDSIDALELIVLLQQQYKIKLSNADEGPKVFHSVRTMAEYITAHQAQNS; translated from the coding sequence ATGGATAAGTTAATGTTGGATCTGAAAGCTCAGATCGTTGCCCAGTTGAACCTGCAGGATGTTAAACCGGCGGATATCGGTAATGACCAGCCATTGTTTGTGGAAGGGTTGGGCCTGGATTCTATTGATGCCCTTGAATTGATCGTGTTACTACAGCAGCAATATAAGATCAAATTATCCAATGCCGACGAGGGCCCAAAAGTATTCCATTCTGTACGGACAATGGCCGAATACATCACTGCACACCAAGCCCAGAATTCATAA
- a CDS encoding tryptophan 7-halogenase: MKSEKVDVLVIGAGPSGTVAAAIIKKAGFTVKIVEKMKFPRFVIGESLLPRCMEALEEAGFLDAVRQAGFQEKFGAKFVKEGKICDYIFADQYTPGWNWTWQVPRGEFDKILADSCEKMNIPVHYETTVTAIEFDGSNSVTTVEDVAGNRSQVEARFIVDGSGYGRVIPKLFNMDRPSHLPPRKTLFTHVVDVKRTMDDEPNRITIIVHNKGIWIWVIPFSNGKTSVGFVGEPEFFKKVSGSNEEQLRALLASEPYLAERMKDVVFDFEPRVLESWSTTTSSFYGDGFVLTGNVTEFLDPVFSSGVTLATVSSQLAAQLVIKKLNGEAVDWEAGYTQPMMQGVNTFRSYVLAWYDGTLDTIFFADEQDAGIKNMICSVLAGYVWDTSNPYVKEHESALKKLAKLITFRDSMKTQGAA; this comes from the coding sequence ATGAAATCAGAAAAAGTTGATGTGTTAGTGATCGGTGCCGGCCCATCCGGGACCGTAGCTGCTGCCATCATTAAAAAGGCAGGCTTTACGGTCAAGATCGTTGAAAAAATGAAATTTCCCCGTTTTGTAATAGGGGAAAGTTTGTTGCCCCGGTGCATGGAAGCATTGGAAGAGGCAGGATTTTTAGACGCCGTCAGGCAAGCCGGCTTCCAGGAAAAATTCGGCGCCAAGTTCGTTAAAGAAGGAAAGATATGCGATTATATTTTTGCAGATCAATATACGCCCGGATGGAACTGGACCTGGCAGGTACCCCGGGGTGAATTTGATAAAATACTGGCAGACAGCTGCGAAAAGATGAACATACCGGTGCATTATGAAACAACGGTAACTGCCATTGAATTTGATGGTTCCAACTCGGTAACAACCGTGGAAGACGTTGCCGGGAACAGATCACAGGTAGAAGCCCGGTTTATCGTGGATGGCAGCGGATACGGAAGAGTGATACCCAAACTGTTCAATATGGACAGGCCCTCACACCTGCCACCCCGTAAAACATTATTTACGCATGTGGTGGATGTGAAAAGAACGATGGATGATGAACCCAACCGGATCACAATCATCGTTCATAATAAGGGAATATGGATCTGGGTGATCCCTTTTTCCAACGGAAAAACATCGGTAGGGTTCGTGGGCGAACCTGAATTCTTTAAAAAAGTGAGTGGCAGCAATGAGGAACAACTGAGAGCCCTGCTGGCATCGGAACCATACCTTGCTGAAAGGATGAAAGACGTAGTATTCGATTTTGAACCACGGGTGCTGGAATCCTGGTCAACCACCACCAGCAGTTTTTATGGGGATGGTTTTGTGCTTACCGGTAATGTAACGGAATTTCTTGACCCGGTCTTTTCTTCCGGCGTCACCCTGGCAACTGTATCAAGCCAGCTGGCAGCACAGCTTGTAATTAAAAAACTGAACGGCGAAGCAGTTGATTGGGAAGCCGGGTACACACAGCCCATGATGCAGGGCGTGAACACATTCCGTTCTTATGTGCTGGCCTGGTACGACGGTACGCTTGATACCATCTTCTTTGCCGATGAACAGGATGCCGGGATCAAGAACATGATCTGTTCTGTACTGGCCGGCTATGTATGGGATACATCAAACCCGTACGTGAAAGAACATGAGTCGGCATTGAAAAAACTGGCTAAGCTCATCACGTTCAGGGATTCAATGAAAACACAGGGAGCCGCTTAA